The following coding sequences are from one Gemmatimonadales bacterium window:
- a CDS encoding DUF1097 domain-containing protein, translating to MSLLMALALSIGVLIAAWTFIALGSLALPVWAGIIAWGAFFAAGGKGDGLLKTIASTLSGVFWAFIALTLNARFGGNAAVLPILVGAAAFVMVAQSKVSLLSFIPGSFLGAATAVGVVVGSNSTWSKVIIALVAGAVFGWLSERLAGVLAGSSTAAAAERARAA from the coding sequence ATGAGTCTCCTCATGGCACTCGCGCTCAGCATCGGTGTCCTCATCGCCGCCTGGACCTTCATCGCGCTTGGCTCGCTGGCGCTGCCGGTTTGGGCCGGCATCATCGCGTGGGGGGCGTTCTTCGCGGCCGGCGGGAAAGGTGACGGGCTGCTCAAGACCATCGCGTCGACGCTTTCCGGGGTGTTCTGGGCCTTCATCGCTCTCACCCTGAATGCCCGGTTCGGCGGCAACGCGGCCGTGCTGCCGATCCTCGTCGGCGCGGCGGCATTCGTCATGGTGGCGCAGTCGAAGGTGTCGCTGCTCTCCTTCATTCCCGGCTCGTTCCTCGGCGCCGCCACGGCGGTCGGCGTCGTGGTGGGAAGCAACAGCACCTGGTCGAAGGTGATCATCGCGCTGGTCGCGGGCGCCGTCTTCGGCTGGCTGTCCGAGCGCCTCGCCGGCGTGCTGGCCGGAAGCAGCACCGCGGCGGCCGCGGAGCGCGCGCGCGCGGCGTAG
- a CDS encoding LysM peptidoglycan-binding domain-containing protein has product MQRFSIITLVTLAAGAAACGGHPAPPPVSPVVADAGPAATPTVSDTTVSDTGEAVTLPPAPSMDSVALDHEAIAELRIAADSVADEAVLDQLADAQLDSTDADSAAADEPDGSHGGPAAAAKAVTFDIDVERFNSHNRVQYFLDFFQTTGRERMGVWLSRMPRYEAMIRRRLQAEGLPGDLVYLALIESGFSNTATSRARAAGMWQFMKGTARLYGLRIDRWVDERRDPYKATDAAVRHLKALSDQFGSYYLAAAAYNAGAGKVSRGLNHLDDEDSDSLASDATFFRLYDTRFLRRETKDYVPKLIAAAMIAKDPTRYGFPPDAPLDTLVPYDSLVVPEMTGLDVMARLADTTLAAIRELNPQYLRLVTPPGTESVVRLPLGRGDTTAVAYAALPASERVSFHEHVARSGETMSGIARHNGISERELAAANPRLRGRVRTGQLVIVPTDGALAPEVARQLAAVESAQAADYHRVRSGETLGLIAARYGVTQHQLVAWNSLRHPGMLRIGQRLRVSPGGGRSASRGSAHHRPGRSHTTRSHVAHTHVVRRGETLTGLARRYGVTVQALVKANGLRDDDMVRSGRRLIIPA; this is encoded by the coding sequence ATGCAGCGGTTTTCCATCATCACGCTCGTGACGCTCGCCGCCGGTGCCGCTGCCTGCGGCGGCCATCCCGCGCCGCCGCCGGTTTCACCCGTGGTGGCCGACGCCGGCCCCGCGGCGACTCCAACCGTGTCCGACACCACCGTAAGCGACACCGGGGAAGCCGTGACGCTGCCGCCCGCGCCCTCAATGGACTCGGTGGCGCTCGATCACGAGGCCATCGCGGAGCTGCGCATCGCCGCCGACTCGGTGGCCGACGAAGCCGTACTCGATCAGCTCGCCGACGCTCAGCTCGACAGCACCGATGCCGATAGCGCCGCCGCGGACGAGCCCGACGGGTCACACGGCGGGCCGGCGGCAGCCGCCAAGGCGGTCACCTTCGACATCGACGTGGAGCGGTTCAACAGCCATAACCGCGTGCAGTATTTCCTCGACTTCTTCCAGACCACCGGCCGCGAGCGCATGGGCGTGTGGCTGAGCCGGATGCCGCGCTACGAGGCGATGATCCGCCGCCGGCTTCAGGCCGAAGGGCTGCCCGGTGATCTGGTGTACCTCGCGCTCATCGAGAGCGGTTTCTCCAACACGGCCACGAGCCGCGCCCGCGCCGCCGGGATGTGGCAGTTCATGAAGGGCACCGCGCGGCTGTACGGCCTCAGGATCGATCGCTGGGTGGACGAACGGCGCGATCCCTACAAGGCGACCGACGCCGCAGTGCGCCATCTCAAGGCGCTGAGCGATCAGTTCGGCTCATACTATCTGGCCGCAGCCGCGTACAACGCGGGCGCGGGCAAGGTCTCGCGGGGGCTCAACCATCTCGACGACGAGGACAGTGACTCGCTCGCGTCGGACGCCACGTTCTTCCGGTTGTACGACACGCGCTTCCTCCGCCGCGAAACCAAGGACTACGTCCCCAAGCTCATCGCCGCGGCGATGATCGCGAAGGACCCGACCCGCTACGGCTTCCCGCCTGACGCGCCGCTCGATACCCTCGTGCCCTACGACTCGCTCGTCGTTCCCGAGATGACCGGGCTCGACGTCATGGCGCGGCTCGCCGACACCACGCTCGCCGCCATCCGCGAGCTCAACCCCCAGTACCTGCGGCTCGTGACTCCTCCGGGCACCGAGAGCGTGGTGCGGCTGCCGCTCGGCCGGGGCGACACGACGGCGGTGGCGTACGCCGCGCTGCCCGCGAGCGAGCGGGTGAGCTTCCACGAGCATGTGGCGCGCTCGGGCGAGACGATGAGCGGCATCGCCAGGCACAACGGCATCTCCGAGCGCGAGCTGGCCGCCGCAAACCCGCGGCTCCGCGGCCGAGTGCGCACGGGGCAGCTCGTGATCGTGCCGACCGATGGCGCCCTTGCGCCGGAGGTGGCGCGCCAGCTCGCGGCCGTGGAATCGGCGCAGGCGGCGGACTATCATCGCGTGCGCAGTGGCGAGACGCTCGGGCTCATCGCCGCGCGCTACGGCGTGACCCAGCATCAGTTGGTGGCCTGGAACAGCCTGCGGCACCCGGGCATGCTCCGGATCGGGCAGCGCCTTCGCGTGTCGCCCGGTGGGGGCCGGTCGGCCTCGCGCGGCAGCGCACACCATCGGCCGGGGCGGTCTCACACGACGCGGTCACACGTCGCGCACACCCATGTGGTGCGACGGGGTGAGACGCTGACGGGCCTGGCGCGACGCTACGGCGTCACGGTCCAGGCCCTGGTGAAAGCGAATGGATTGAGGGATGACGACATGGTGAGGAGCGGCAGGCGCCTCATCATTCCCGCCTGA
- a CDS encoding transglycosylase SLT domain-containing protein, with translation MWTRTGRFLTQQEHRERIARRERAARLFVRGGVLVAAALGLGALGGWGKRVRAADRVSFDPRGIAREFGSLNSEAEAARGDAALARVQLERANAVIGYSTRYQIPADLAAAIYDVALSEGIDPGLGFRLVKVESDFKQDARSSADALGYTQLQLATARFYDPTLTEKGLLDRAVNLRLGFRFLKELMGEYDNDVHLALLAYNRGPARVNEILAAGGNPQNGYSAAVLKGYKPPHTTAGEGNALLR, from the coding sequence ATGTGGACACGAACCGGCAGATTCCTGACCCAGCAGGAGCACCGGGAGCGCATCGCTCGCCGGGAGCGCGCCGCGCGGCTGTTCGTGCGTGGCGGCGTGCTCGTGGCGGCGGCGCTCGGGCTCGGCGCCCTTGGCGGCTGGGGCAAGCGGGTTCGCGCGGCCGACCGCGTCTCGTTCGACCCGCGCGGCATCGCGCGCGAGTTCGGCTCGCTCAACAGCGAGGCGGAAGCGGCGCGGGGTGACGCGGCGCTCGCGCGGGTGCAGCTCGAGCGTGCCAACGCCGTCATTGGCTATTCGACCAGGTACCAGATCCCGGCCGACCTCGCGGCCGCCATTTACGACGTCGCGCTGAGTGAGGGCATCGACCCGGGGCTGGGCTTCCGCCTCGTCAAGGTCGAGAGCGACTTCAAGCAGGACGCGCGCAGCTCGGCCGACGCGCTGGGATACACGCAGCTCCAGCTCGCGACCGCGCGCTTCTACGACCCGACGCTCACCGAGAAGGGCCTGCTCGACCGCGCAGTGAACCTGCGGCTGGGCTTCCGGTTCCTGAAGGAGCTGATGGGAGAGTACGACAACGACGTGCATCTGGCGCTGCTGGCCTACAACCGCGGGCCGGCCCGGGTGAACGAAATCCTGGCGGCGGGCGGGAACCCGCAGAACGGCTATTCCGCCGCCGTGCTCAAGGGGTACAAGCCGCCCCACACCACGGCGGGCGAGGGCAATGCACTGTTGCGCTGA
- the moaC gene encoding cyclic pyranopterin monophosphate synthase MoaC codes for MKLSHVDDRGEARMVDVGGKPVTERAAEAEGAVRMSREAHDLIAAHAVKKGDVLAVAQVAGTMAAKRTGELIPLCHPLGLDQVRVETTLDASLPGVRVRATAKATGRTGVEMEALTAVAVACLTIYDMVKAVDRGMAIEAVRLVSKSGGTRGEWRRSES; via the coding sequence GTGAAGCTCTCGCACGTGGATGACCGGGGCGAAGCCCGGATGGTGGACGTGGGCGGCAAGCCCGTGACCGAGCGCGCGGCCGAAGCCGAGGGCGCGGTGCGGATGTCGCGCGAAGCACACGACCTGATCGCGGCGCACGCGGTGAAGAAGGGCGACGTGCTGGCGGTGGCACAGGTGGCCGGCACGATGGCGGCCAAGCGGACGGGCGAGCTGATCCCGCTCTGCCATCCGCTCGGCCTCGACCAGGTGAGAGTGGAGACCACGCTCGATGCGAGCCTGCCCGGCGTGCGGGTGCGCGCCACGGCCAAGGCCACCGGCCGCACCGGCGTGGAGATGGAAGCGCTCACCGCGGTCGCGGTGGCGTGCTTGACGATCTACGACATGGTGAAGGCGGTAGATCGGGGGATGGCGATCGAAGCGGTTCGACTCGTGAGCAAGTCCGGTGGTACCCGGGGCGAGTGGCGGCGGTCGGAGTCTTGA
- the ilvE gene encoding branched-chain-amino-acid transaminase, which yields MTTIWIDGAWADRADASVSVFDHGLLYGDGVFEGTRVYGGKIFRLADHLDRLYDSAHAIWLTIPIEKPALAAVTEEAVQRSGLTEAYLRHVVTRGAGDLGLDPRKCSTPSVILIVDTIRLYPQEVYETGLKVVTAGTPIPQRESLSPRVKSLNYLPHILAKIEAIQAGADDALMLDSAGQVAEGSGTNVFVVKKGVVRTPPPYAGILRGITRDTVIEIATEAGYDVREEPFNRYDVYTADEAFFTGTAAEIVSIRSLDGRIIGTGKAGPITRDLRARFRAHVRD from the coding sequence GTGACCACGATCTGGATTGACGGCGCGTGGGCGGACCGCGCCGATGCGTCGGTGTCGGTGTTCGATCACGGCCTGCTCTACGGCGACGGCGTCTTCGAGGGCACCCGCGTTTACGGCGGCAAGATCTTCCGCCTCGCAGACCACCTCGACCGACTCTACGATTCAGCCCACGCGATCTGGCTCACCATCCCGATCGAGAAGCCCGCGCTTGCGGCCGTGACCGAGGAGGCGGTGCAGCGGTCCGGGCTCACCGAAGCGTACCTTCGGCACGTCGTCACCCGCGGCGCCGGCGACCTGGGCCTGGATCCGCGCAAGTGCTCCACGCCGTCGGTCATCCTGATCGTCGACACCATCCGATTGTATCCGCAGGAGGTGTACGAGACCGGCCTCAAGGTCGTCACCGCCGGCACGCCGATCCCGCAGCGCGAGTCGCTTTCGCCGCGGGTGAAGTCGCTCAACTATCTGCCGCATATCCTCGCCAAGATCGAAGCGATCCAGGCGGGTGCCGACGACGCGCTCATGCTCGACAGCGCCGGCCAGGTGGCCGAAGGGTCGGGGACGAACGTGTTCGTCGTGAAGAAGGGCGTCGTACGCACGCCGCCTCCGTACGCGGGCATTCTCCGCGGCATCACGCGCGACACCGTCATCGAGATCGCCACCGAAGCGGGCTACGACGTACGCGAGGAGCCGTTCAACCGCTACGACGTCTACACCGCCGACGAGGCGTTCTTCACCGGCACCGCGGCGGAGATCGTGAGCATCCGCTCGCTCGACGGCCGCATCATCGGCACCGGCAAAGCGGGGCCGATCACGCGCGATCTCCGTGCGCGCTTCCGGGCGCACGTGCGCGACTGA